One segment of Lactobacillus sp. CBA3606 DNA contains the following:
- a CDS encoding transposase, whose translation MGTTIKSFKKYRKQALNAVESPYSNGYLEGNIGRIKKIKNTAFGFRNWENFVNRIKIQRQWLHPARQTVTV comes from the coding sequence ATGGGCACAACCATCAAAAGCTTTAAGAAGTACCGGAAACAGGCCCTGAACGCCGTTGAATCACCATATTCAAACGGTTATTTAGAGGGCAACATCGGCCGAATTAAGAAGATTAAAAACACTGCTTTTGGCTTCCGTAATTGGGAGAACTTTGTCAACCGTATTAAGATTCAACGCCAATGGCTTCACCCAGCACGTCAAACTGTGACGGTATAA
- a CDS encoding MarR family winged helix-turn-helix transcriptional regulator: MLNQQQIKNQFESLTTLQAIQNQAYQMLVQGLAKTEFSMREWGILVYLEQHGQATASELADAFTVTRTLISRNTWRLIQDNLIQSQVNPNDRRIVWLSLTVNGQERVQEGVRQVQANLKAFNQSHDLEKLTKQVETLSQQLARIN; this comes from the coding sequence ATGCTAAATCAGCAGCAAATTAAGAACCAGTTTGAGAGCTTAACAACCCTGCAAGCTATTCAGAATCAGGCATACCAGATGTTAGTGCAAGGACTGGCCAAAACTGAATTTTCAATGCGTGAGTGGGGAATATTAGTCTATCTTGAACAACATGGGCAAGCTACTGCTAGTGAATTAGCTGATGCATTCACGGTCACGCGCACACTAATTTCCAGGAATACTTGGCGATTGATTCAAGATAATTTAATTCAATCACAAGTGAATCCAAATGATCGACGAATTGTTTGGCTATCTTTGACTGTTAATGGCCAAGAAAGGGTCCAGGAAGGTGTTCGGCAAGTGCAAGCGAACTTAAAAGCTTTCAACCAGAGTCACGATCTGGAGAAGTTGACTAAACAAGTGGAAACTTTGTCACAACAACTTGCTAGGATAAATTAA
- a CDS encoding putative holin-like toxin, whose protein sequence is MSVFQTVSLILLFGTFLIVLLNYINKHYQ, encoded by the coding sequence ATGAGCGTCTTCCAGACAGTCTCGCTGATATTGCTGTTTGGCACATTTTTAATCGTGCTACTCAACTATATCAACAAGCACTACCAATAA
- a CDS encoding restriction endonuclease subunit S: MQKLFPKNGSKFPELRFLGFADAWEQRKFFDNIRRTVDFRGRTPKKLDMDWSESGYLALSALNVKNGYIDPSADAHYGNQKLYDKWMTGKELYKGQVLFTTEAPMGNVAQIPDNNKYILSQRTIAFDVASDKITNDFLAVLLRSPKSFNELSSLSSGGTAKGVSQRSLSQFKVTLPKSLQEQKKIGIFFKQLDKTIALYQRKLEKLQELKKGYLQKMFC, from the coding sequence TTGCAGAAATTGTTCCCCAAAAATGGGAGCAAGTTCCCAGAATTAAGATTTTTAGGGTTTGCTGACGCTTGGGAACAGCGTAAGTTCTTCGACAACATTAGACGTACAGTAGATTTTCGTGGACGTACTCCCAAAAAACTGGATATGGATTGGAGCGAGTCTGGATATCTTGCCCTTTCAGCTCTTAATGTAAAAAATGGTTATATTGATCCATCTGCTGATGCACATTATGGAAATCAAAAACTATATGATAAGTGGATGACTGGAAAAGAACTTTATAAGGGCCAAGTATTATTTACCACAGAGGCACCAATGGGAAATGTGGCACAAATACCGGACAACAACAAATATATTCTCAGTCAACGAACAATCGCTTTTGATGTTGCTTCAGATAAAATCACAAATGATTTCTTGGCTGTCTTGTTACGTTCGCCGAAATCATTTAATGAATTATCATCCTTATCAAGCGGCGGTACTGCGAAAGGTGTTAGTCAAAGATCTTTATCACAGTTCAAAGTAACACTACCTAAAAGTTTACAAGAACAAAAGAAAATTGGCATTTTTTTCAAACAACTCGACAAGACTATCGCTCTTTATCAGCGTAAACTTGAAAAACTCCAGGAACTCAAAAAAGGATATCTACAAAAGATGTTTTGCTGA